Proteins encoded together in one Balearica regulorum gibbericeps isolate bBalReg1 chromosome 3, bBalReg1.pri, whole genome shotgun sequence window:
- the LOC104644062 gene encoding sulfotransferase 6B1, with product MEKPRKKFTDIIDKAIIAANKMDRDELLFSYKGILYPVTFCSAEVFRAMESLEVRSDDIILAGYPKSGTNWLGQILSDLVAIFQKKTQNKESSMNDEELEEFPYLEIGDAGKYERMNKLPSRRVIFTHLLPENLPRSIFKSKAKILLLIRNPKDVATSFYHFSNGISTLPSYETWDDFFVAFMTKKMPWGCYFEYLSKWNKYVDDENVMTITYEELKENPVLGVKNIAAFFGIPLTEKELQSVVERSSFQSMKKNSQKTHGAFGSVFFRKGGVSDWKNLFSEDQNEKMDKAYEEHVGGTKLGAKLKYDVYCKA from the exons atggAGAAACCCAGGAAAAAATTTACTGATATCATAGACAAGGCAATTATTGCTGCTAACAAAATGGATCGTGACGAACTGCTTTTTTCTTACAAGGGGATTCTTTACCCTGTTACATTTTGCAGTGCTGAAGTATTCAGAGCTATGGAGTCCCTTGAAGTCAGAAGTGATGATATCATTTTGGCAGGATACCCTAAATCTG gcACAAACTGGTTAGGTCAAATCTTAAGTGATCTGGTAGccatatttcaaaagaaaacgCAGAATAAAGAAAGCAGCATGAATGATGAAGAACTAGAAGAGTTCCCCTACCTTGAAATTGGAGATGCTGGGAAATATGAG CGAATGAACAAATTACCTTCTCGAAGAGTTATATTCACTCATCTCCTTCCTGAAAATCTTCCCAGGTCTATCTTCAAAAGTAAAGCTAAG aTATTGTTGCTGATTCGCAATCCAAAAGATGTAGCTACATCTTTTTACCATTTTTCCAATGGCATATCTACTCTTCCCTCCTATGAGACCTGGGATGATTTCTTTGTAGCTTTCATGACGAAGAAAA tgCCCTGGGGATGCTACTTTGAATACCTTTCCAAATGGAACAAATATGTTGATGATGAAAATGTTATGACAATAACGTACGAAGAGCTAAAAGAG AATCCAGTCCTGGGTGTCAAAAACATAGCTGCTTTCTTTGGGATTCCCCTGACCGAGAAAGAGCTTCAGAGCGTGGTAGAGAGGAGCAGCTTCCAATCAATGAAAAAGAACTCGCAGAAGACCCATGGGGCATTTGGCAGTGTTTTCTTCCGCAAAG gTGGTGTAAGTGACTGGAAGAATCTTTTCAGTGAAGATCAGAATGAGAAAATGGACAAAGCATATGAAGAACACGTAGGAGGAACTAAACTGGGAGCAAAGTTAAAGTATGACGTGTACTGTAAAGCCTGA